GCGCGCAGGGCGGCAAGCCGGCTTTCTTTGGAGCCGGTTGCGCAGGATTCACCCAGCAAATCCTGAATCGCGGAACTGCGGGCCAGTTGCGCCAATTGATGCTGCATCGTTTCAAGGTCGGTGTCAGCCAGATGTTGATTCGCCAGTCGTTCCCGAAAGAATGAGGCGAGAGTGCCACCCCAATCAGGGTGATGACCGACGATCCAGTTCGCCGCCGAGCGCAGGTGTTCGTCCGATGCGTTGAGGAATGGCAGAACGTCCGATGCTTTCAGATCACTGCCGTCCATCTGGTCGAGAGCGATGAGAGGTGACGGACCGAATTCTACTGCGTGTCCTTCGAGGAACCGCGTCGCCTCAATTGCTCTCGCTTCAATCAGTGCGTAGCAAAGACTTTGTTGTAAAACTCGATCCTTGCCGAATTTCATAGCTTCGGAGTCGAAGCTCGCGAGCAAACCCACAGCCGTTAACTTGGAGAACGTGCATGTTCGGCCAATGGTTTCGAATGCGGCTCTCCATTCCTGCGGGCTCATAAATTCGTTCAGACTCTTCGCCACGTTTTCGCCTCCTGCCCTATCTCGATGAAGAGAAATTGAGTCGTACGCAGCCAGTCGAACCGCTTCTTCAAAATCATCCGTTCCGACGCGGACGGCCGCCCTGGCTTCGGACGATTCGATTCGTGTTAAGGCCCATAGAGCATTTTGTCGCGCCCGAGTCGTGTATGGCAACTTCGCGATCTGCTCTTCGCGCCAGTGATGATATCGGTTAAGCCATTCGCCCTTGTTCTTGGCGCGCTTGTCCTTGAATCCGTTTGTGTCCTTTCCTGACGAAACAATTCTGCGCAGCGCGGGCAGCGAGGCATCTGCTTTTTTCGCTAAGCTTTCGATAGCGTGTTTCACTACAGCAGGGCGTGCATCATCAAGAAACTTTGCAAGTTCACTAGGTTTCATTCGTGCCCAGGCGATCCTCAGTCCCCGGGGATCTTCCAATTTTTCCCCCTCACGCTTCCGCACTCGATAAACCGCCCCCAGCACGTCCGGCTTGGCGAGCTGGGAACTTGGACAACACAGTTTGTACCAACCGCCGGTGTCCAGCACGAGCAGGCTGCCGTCGGCGTCTTCGAGAACGTCAGTCGGATGAAAATCCACGCTGTCGGAGACAAGGAAATCGCTGTCGGTGCTGGCGTAGGTCGCGCCCTTTGGTTGCAGAATGTGGCGCGTGACTTTGTGCAGGTTGAAGGTCGTGGCAAAAAAATTGTCGCGATAGTCGTTCCCAAACACGGCGCTCTCGTAGCGGCAGAGACCGCACTCGGCGGCGTTGCCGGCCTCGTAAAACGGGTGCATCAGTTCGGGACCGGTCCGCTTTACGCGTCCGTCTTCAAGCACGTCGTTTTGTTTGCCGAACACACCGCCATAGACCGCGTGCGCGATGCCGTCGCGGTAACCGGGCTGGCTGAAGTCAATGAACGTGCTGGTGAAAATGGCTTCGCCTTCGGGGGTGAACGCGACCTCGACCGGATTGTCCATACCGCCCGACATAATGACATCAAGGTCCGAACCATCCGGGCGCGCGCGATAGATATGCGCAGCGCGGTCGTTGAGCACCCGGCCATTGCCAAGTTTGTGGGTCTGTTCGGCGAACGCGCCCTTCGTCCAGTAAATATAGCCGTCCGGGCCAAGGTAGGGGCCGTGAATGTCGTTGGCGCAGCCGGTCAGTGTGCCGCCCTTGAACCATTCCTCGCGTTTGTCCGCGACGCCGTCGCCGTCGGTATCGGTGAACTTCCAGATGCTCGGGGGTCCGGCGACGTACACCGAACCGTCATGCCACAAGCAACCCTGGGGAAACATCACCTTGTCGGCGAACACAACCGACTTGTCAAAACGGCCATCGCCGTCCGTGTCTTCGAGCCGAATGATTCGGGCGGACGGATTCTTGAGTTGTTCGTCCGGTTTGGCATTGGATCCGGATGAGTCGGTCACGTAAAGGCGGCCGTGGTCATCGAAGCTCGCGCTGACCGGGCGTTGGACAAGATTGGTGCTGGAGACCAATTCGACCTCGAAACCGTCGGGGACCGTCAACGTCTGGTCGCCGAATTTGAATTGCGCGGCGAAGGTGAGGGGCCCAATGAGAGTTGCGGCGGCGGCGGCGGCGCGCAGTGCGAAAGGGTTCATCCGTTGATTATAGCCGGAACCCGGCAAAAACGTCAGCAGGAAAATCGATGCACTGAGCAGAGGTTTCGCCGGGCCGCAATGAAGCCTGGCCGGCGGAGGGCACAAAATCTCGGCGACCGACGAAACCAATGAAGCCGGGCCTTAAAAATTGAACGTGAACTGGGCGTAAAGAAAATCGGCGTCGGTCGCGCCACCCGGCAGGCCGGCAAGAGAACTATTCACGTAGTTGCCGACGAAAAAATGCCCGTAGCCTCCTTGAAGTATCGCGTACGGTTTAATCGCGTAAGTCGCGATGAGGTTCACCTCCGAGCCGACGTAGCTGCTGTAGTTTGGGTTAATGCCGTAACCGTTTCCGGGAGTCGCCGCCAGACCGCCGCGGCGGACTCCAGCCACAGTGTAGAACGAGTCGTGTGTGTCCGCCAGCCAGAACGCATGGCCGTCGAGAGTAACAGTCAATTGCTTGATGGGTTTGAGCGAGCCGCTCAGGCGCAGATTGTGGATGTTTTGTAACGAAACAAAATCCATGTACCCATAGGATTTGTGATTCGTTGGAAAGAGATTGTCGAACGTCTCGTGCTTTCCGTCAGCCGGGTCGCTGTCGCCGGAGGCGAAGTTGTATTCCAGACCGAGGCGCGGGGCGCCGAAGGCGTTCTTCCACGTGTAGCCGCCGGCGATGTGGGCAGCGAAGGCTTCCTGATCGAGGCTCGGACCGGCGACGGTTTCCTTGTACCGGCCGAATTGTCCCGCCAGTTCTGCTTCGTAATCCCAGGCGCCGAACTGTCCGGGCAGGGATTTCACGCGCAAACCGATCGTGTAAATATCCCGTGGCGTGGCTCCGCCGGCCTGTGGCGTGGCACCTGCGTTGGCGGCCGGCGAACCGGGGCCAGTGTTGCGCGCCAGAAAATAGAGCTGCGTCTCCTGTCGAGGGATCAGCGTTTTCGTGGACGCATAAATGCCGGAGAAATACTCGTAATCGTTCGAGGTGTTGAAGTTGTTCTCGTCGATAAGGACGGGTCGGCTGACAAACGCGTCCACCCAAAAGTCCGTGGTTTCGTAGCGCAGTTTGGCGGCGTCGAACACACGCGGTACATTGAGCCAGTCGGAGGTGCCGACGAGGCGCTCGTCGCCGTAAACCAGTTCTTGACGGCCCACTTTGGCCGTCAACGGGAACTGCGCCGCGTTGCCGAGCGAGAGGTAACCCTGATGCAGATCAAGTGCGCCGTCTGAATCCGGGTTGGGATTGCGATCATCTCCGGTTGACGAACTGTTCCGTCCTTCAACATACGCTCGGAACCACGGAACCGGGGAATAACCCAGGTGCAGTTTGGAGCGCAATAACAGATAAGTGTTGTCCGGATCACCTCCGATCTTGCGGAAATCCAGCGCGCCGGGCTGCCCGGCTGCCGCGAAATACTCCTTGTGCTCCTCGCGTGCGCGGAACTGGCCGCCAAGGTCCCAAGGCTTGAAAAAGTCCGATTCACCGCGAAGCCAGTCGTTGACCAG
This is a stretch of genomic DNA from Candidatus Angelobacter sp.. It encodes these proteins:
- a CDS encoding PVC-type heme-binding CxxCH protein, with protein sequence MNPFALRAAAAAATLIGPLTFAAQFKFGDQTLTVPDGFEVELVSSTNLVQRPVSASFDDHGRLYVTDSSGSNAKPDEQLKNPSARIIRLEDTDGDGRFDKSVVFADKVMFPQGCLWHDGSVYVAGPPSIWKFTDTDGDGVADKREEWFKGGTLTGCANDIHGPYLGPDGYIYWTKGAFAEQTHKLGNGRVLNDRAAHIYRARPDGSDLDVIMSGGMDNPVEVAFTPEGEAIFTSTFIDFSQPGYRDGIAHAVYGGVFGKQNDVLEDGRVKRTGPELMHPFYEAGNAAECGLCRYESAVFGNDYRDNFFATTFNLHKVTRHILQPKGATYASTDSDFLVSDSVDFHPTDVLEDADGSLLVLDTGGWYKLCCPSSQLAKPDVLGAVYRVRKREGEKLEDPRGLRIAWARMKPSELAKFLDDARPAVVKHAIESLAKKADASLPALRRIVSSGKDTNGFKDKRAKNKGEWLNRYHHWREEQIAKLPYTTRARQNALWALTRIESSEARAAVRVGTDDFEEAVRLAAYDSISLHRDRAGGENVAKSLNEFMSPQEWRAAFETIGRTCTFSKLTAVGLLASFDSEAMKFGKDRVLQQSLCYALIEARAIEATRFLEGHAVEFGPSPLIALDQMDGSDLKASDVLPFLNASDEHLRSAANWIVGHHPDWGGTLASFFRERLANQHLADTDLETMQHQLAQLARSSAIQDLLGESCATGSKESRLAALRAISQTSLKEVPASWSTGLSHALADADDAILHAATAAVRALPAGKANAPDFSGSLLKIGRNSSRPVDLRLDALAAMRNGLKDVEPGLFEFLASNLGSAKPPEIRSTAASVVGRAELADDQLLALADALETAGPLEVSRLISAFAHTSAEAVGTKLVAALKGSKALNSLRADQLKPLLEKFPESVRKDGEALLLSLNADAAKQKAHLEELLASLPKGDIRRGQAIFNSPKTACSTCHSIGYLGGHVGPDLTKIGEVRTERDLLESIVYPSASFVRSYEPVIVVTKSNDEISGVLKKDAADEVVLATGPNTEVRVARADITEIRPGTVSVMPQGLDEQLNRQELGDLLAFLKGTKWGAQ
- a CDS encoding alginate export family protein; translated protein: MQTVNRFATAGATVLAIINAVYADDNKPPPSTNNGSAASTPTPQAAIATPQAAGLVNDWLRGESDFFKPWDLGGQFRAREEHKEYFAAAGQPGALDFRKIGGDPDNTYLLLRSKLHLGYSPVPWFRAYVEGRNSSSTGDDRNPNPDSDGALDLHQGYLSLGNAAQFPLTAKVGRQELVYGDERLVGTSDWLNVPRVFDAAKLRYETTDFWVDAFVSRPVLIDENNFNTSNDYEYFSGIYASTKTLIPRQETQLYFLARNTGPGSPAANAGATPQAGGATPRDIYTIGLRVKSLPGQFGAWDYEAELAGQFGRYKETVAGPSLDQEAFAAHIAGGYTWKNAFGAPRLGLEYNFASGDSDPADGKHETFDNLFPTNHKSYGYMDFVSLQNIHNLRLSGSLKPIKQLTVTLDGHAFWLADTHDSFYTVAGVRRGGLAATPGNGYGINPNYSSYVGSEVNLIATYAIKPYAILQGGYGHFFVGNYVNSSLAGLPGGATDADFLYAQFTFNF